Within Dendrosporobacter quercicolus, the genomic segment GGTTGTCAATGATAATGCCAACTACGCCAATTCGTTTGGACATGCTCAGGCCTCCCTATAAAAAATCCTTTCTTGGCCGCAGCAAAGAAAGGAATCAATTATTCCGGTATTTCCTCCCGTGCGCAGGCTGTTAACCCTTGCTGCAGATTTCATTTATATTCGTTTTTCCAGTACTCTGGATCCTCCGGGAAATGGGCAATATGCTCACTTGCCGTCAGATATTATTATTATACAACTTTTTGGGTCAGGATTGCGTAATATTGAAATAAAAGTTGTTTTTTTACTATAAAAAACGAGGCGGAAAGCACTCTGACAGAGAAAAACGGCATTTCAGGGAGAGCGGTGGTTCAGCGCTTGTCAAAGGCTGGCAGGAATTTGCCGATCACTATTGAATAATAAACCAAATAATTGTAGTGTAAACTATAATTAAATCGTCTGGATCAGCAGTTACAGGAGGCGGCTATTTTATGAAGAAAAAGTTGACCATTCCTCAATTTAAAGAAATGAAAGCGCAAGGTCAAAGGTTCAGCATGGTAACAGCATATGACTATACGTTTGCCAGGATTGTGGATAAGACTCCGGTTGAAATGATTCTAGTAGGAGACTCGCTGGGGATGGTCATGCTTGGTTACGATAGTACAGTTTCCGTTACAATGGAAGACATGCTGCATCATATCAAGCCGGTGGTGCGGGGAGCACGGCATACCTTCGTTGTCGGCGATATGCCCTTTGGCTCGTATAACGTCAGTGTGGGCGAAGCGATCCGCAATGCCAATCGCATTATCCAGCAAGGCGGCGCAGATGCCATTAAAATTGAAGGCGGTTCGAATGTACTGGAAATCGTCAGTGAAATGGTAAAGGGCGGTATTCCGGTCATTGGTCATATCGGGCTGACGCCGCAGACGGCAGCCCAGCTAGGCGGATTTAAGGTTCAGGGAAAAGATGCCGAGATTGCCAGGCGATTGGTCGAGGATGCGCTTCACCTGGAACAGGCCGGTGTGTTTGCCCTTGTTCTGGAATGCGTGGTAGCGCCCATTGCCGAGCTGATCACCGGGAAAGTAGCCATTCCGACGATCGGAATCGGCGCCGGGCCGGCCTGTGATGCCCAGGTGCTGGTACTTCAGGATTTATTGGGCCTGTACGATAAGTTTACCCCCAAATTTGTTAAGCAATATGCGCAGTTAAACGACCCTATTGCGAATGCGCTCACCACCTATGCCCGGGAAGTTGCCGACGGAAGCTTTCCGGGGCCTGAGCAGTCTTTTGGTCTAAATCAGGAACCGCTTGGCCGGTTATACTAGTTTGGCGGCTCAAGTGAATGCCGGTATGAACATAGTGATTATCGGGGCCGGTGCAATGGGCAGCCTGTTTGGCGCTTTGCTGTCCCGCAGTGATGCGGATATACTGTTGGTCGATAAACGATCCGACCATGTGCAGGCCATCCAGCAGCATGGGCTTCACGTGGTGGGCGTTCATCCGGAAACTACCGTCCAAATCAAGGCTGTAACCCAAATTGTTCCGGACAGACCGGCTGATTTGATTATCCTGTTTGTTAAGGCTTATGATACCAGGCAGGCGCTGCTTGACTGCCTGAAACTGATTGGGCCGGACACGACGATATTGACCCTGCAAAACGGCTTGGGCAATATTGAAGCGATTCGCGCGATTGCCGGCAGCGCAAAGGTAGTTGCCGGTA encodes:
- the panB gene encoding 3-methyl-2-oxobutanoate hydroxymethyltransferase; its protein translation is MKKKLTIPQFKEMKAQGQRFSMVTAYDYTFARIVDKTPVEMILVGDSLGMVMLGYDSTVSVTMEDMLHHIKPVVRGARHTFVVGDMPFGSYNVSVGEAIRNANRIIQQGGADAIKIEGGSNVLEIVSEMVKGGIPVIGHIGLTPQTAAQLGGFKVQGKDAEIARRLVEDALHLEQAGVFALVLECVVAPIAELITGKVAIPTIGIGAGPACDAQVLVLQDLLGLYDKFTPKFVKQYAQLNDPIANALTTYAREVADGSFPGPEQSFGLNQEPLGRLY